From one Trueperella pyogenes genomic stretch:
- a CDS encoding CarD family transcriptional regulator, whose amino-acid sequence MSFKVGETVVYPHHGAAYIEEISERTMRGETRTYLTLRILQGDLVIQVPQEALEQVGVRDVSNEEQLERVFDVLRETDVEEPANWSRRYKANGEKLTSGDVNKVAEVVRDLSRRNIDRGLSAGEKRMLAQARAILGSEVALARDISDDEADVLLDEVMGIEAIESAATAATPESAESAD is encoded by the coding sequence GTGAGCTTCAAAGTTGGCGAAACCGTTGTTTATCCACATCACGGCGCGGCATATATCGAGGAAATCTCCGAGAGGACGATGCGTGGTGAGACCCGCACTTATCTCACGTTGCGCATCCTGCAGGGTGATTTGGTGATTCAGGTTCCGCAGGAAGCTCTGGAGCAGGTGGGTGTGCGTGACGTATCCAATGAAGAGCAGCTCGAGCGGGTCTTTGACGTGCTTCGTGAGACGGACGTGGAGGAGCCAGCCAACTGGTCGCGTCGCTATAAGGCGAATGGTGAGAAGCTGACTTCCGGCGATGTGAACAAGGTGGCGGAGGTCGTGCGCGACCTGTCGCGGCGCAATATTGACCGAGGCCTGTCTGCGGGGGAGAAGCGTATGCTTGCGCAGGCTCGCGCAATTTTGGGCTCCGAAGTGGCGCTTGCGCGCGATATCTCGGACGATGAGGCCGACGTCTTGCTTGACGAAGTGATGGGTATCGAGGCTATCGAGTCTGCGGCCACTGCGGCGACCCCCGAATCAGCTGAATCGGCTGACTGA
- a CDS encoding RloB family protein, which yields MAKGKTKRRARKERITVLLATNGQVTEQEYLKWLSQEVHKRRRQELSVKVTFIEGEPERMLEKLTARANKASEYDELWLVFDADGKDRRGLVRECEGRSMKNQKVHAIVSDPCFEVWLHAHYESVKDVSDQVDAKRTYARIHGGRPEDKNLPRDFPYDHWVEATQRCVLPGQCVPRTENDYPPRPGTMMPVLMRRLLGAKERQ from the coding sequence GTGGCTAAGGGGAAGACGAAGCGCAGGGCACGTAAGGAACGGATCACAGTTTTGTTGGCGACGAACGGCCAAGTCACCGAGCAGGAATATCTCAAATGGCTGAGTCAGGAGGTCCACAAGCGACGTCGCCAAGAGCTTTCCGTGAAGGTTACATTTATCGAGGGTGAGCCCGAGAGGATGTTGGAAAAGCTCACTGCCAGGGCAAATAAGGCGTCAGAGTACGACGAGCTGTGGTTGGTCTTTGACGCGGACGGTAAAGATCGCAGGGGTCTTGTTCGGGAGTGTGAAGGTCGCAGCATGAAGAATCAGAAGGTTCATGCAATCGTCTCTGATCCCTGTTTCGAAGTATGGCTGCACGCTCATTATGAATCCGTTAAAGATGTGAGCGACCAGGTTGATGCGAAGCGGACTTATGCGCGGATTCATGGCGGACGGCCTGAGGATAAAAACCTGCCCAGAGATTTTCCGTATGACCACTGGGTCGAGGCCACTCAGCGTTGCGTGTTGCCCGGCCAGTGTGTGCCGCGGACCGAAAATGATTATCCACCGCGTCCTGGCACGATGATGCCAGTTTTAATGCGTCGCCTGTTAGGAGCAAAGGAACGCCAATGA
- a CDS encoding class C sortase: MRERTSSRKEATIALIVVFLGILSLLYPIVSTHYNNYRQHQFAAQYGNTLQKIDDSDRAAALSSAREYNKKLPGVPILDPWLRQVANPASPAYTEYQEQLSLTGDIIARVRVPSADIDLPVRHDTKPDIIDKGVGHLYGTSLPVGGEGTHAVLTSHTGLSNATLFDNLTKVVEGDLIFVDVLGTTLAYRVDQIKIVLPDDIGDLAAEPGRDLLTLFTCTPYSVNTHRLLVRGERVTLADDAVAALSAEPSVFVMQGWMWGLLAVSTIAIALFVVMLVHANRKRKKDEDPEKPVLYGDSPGGVGPGGVGPGGDVLDGIIFAAPAARRGQPRHRR; encoded by the coding sequence GTGCGTGAACGCACCTCATCCCGCAAGGAAGCCACCATCGCACTCATCGTGGTCTTCCTCGGAATCCTCTCCCTCCTCTATCCCATCGTCTCCACCCATTACAACAATTACAGGCAGCACCAATTCGCCGCCCAATACGGAAACACGCTACAAAAAATCGACGACTCCGACCGCGCCGCCGCCCTCTCCTCCGCCCGCGAATACAACAAGAAACTCCCCGGCGTCCCCATCCTCGACCCCTGGCTCAGGCAGGTCGCCAACCCGGCCTCGCCCGCCTACACCGAGTACCAAGAACAGCTCTCCCTCACCGGCGACATCATCGCCCGCGTCCGCGTACCGTCGGCCGACATCGACCTCCCCGTCCGCCACGACACCAAGCCCGACATCATCGACAAGGGCGTCGGCCACCTCTACGGCACCTCCCTGCCCGTCGGCGGGGAAGGCACGCACGCCGTCCTCACCAGCCACACCGGCCTGTCCAACGCCACGCTCTTCGATAACCTCACCAAAGTCGTCGAGGGGGACCTCATCTTCGTCGACGTACTCGGCACCACGCTCGCCTACCGCGTCGACCAGATCAAGATCGTCCTCCCCGACGACATCGGCGACCTCGCCGCCGAACCTGGCCGCGACCTCCTGACCCTCTTCACCTGCACCCCCTACTCCGTCAACACCCACCGGCTCCTCGTCCGTGGCGAGCGCGTCACCCTTGCCGACGACGCCGTCGCCGCACTTTCCGCCGAACCTTCCGTCTTCGTCATGCAGGGTTGGATGTGGGGGCTGCTCGCCGTGTCGACCATCGCCATCGCCCTCTTCGTCGTCATGCTCGTGCACGCCAACCGCAAGCGGAAGAAGGATGAGGATCCTGAGAAGCCCGTCCTGTACGGGGACTCTCCGGGTGGTGTCGGCCCAGGTGGTGTCGGCCCAGGTGGGGATGTTTTGGACGGGATCATCTTCGCCGCCCCTGCTGCCAGGCGCGGCCAGCCTCGCCACCGACGTTAG
- a CDS encoding PTS sugar transporter subunit IIA — MNRDLIKEDLIQLDWEVTDRDDFFQKMVCKLEDLGYVRASFKKAILEREEKYPTALPTQPEAIAIPHSDIEHVIKPFIAATRLASPVYWHEMGNNDAIHPVRYIFMLGFTQDDGHVKVLQLLLKNFMKAAYMEHLNSAMSEAAFLEAVRSLDGFEDE, encoded by the coding sequence ATGAACCGAGATTTAATCAAAGAAGATCTCATCCAGCTCGATTGGGAAGTCACCGATAGAGACGATTTTTTCCAAAAAATGGTGTGCAAGTTAGAAGATTTAGGCTACGTGCGGGCTTCCTTTAAGAAAGCGATCCTTGAACGCGAAGAAAAGTACCCGACAGCGTTGCCAACTCAACCCGAAGCAATCGCAATTCCCCACTCCGATATTGAACATGTTATTAAGCCGTTCATTGCGGCGACGCGCCTCGCTTCCCCCGTGTATTGGCATGAAATGGGTAATAACGATGCCATTCATCCCGTGCGCTATATCTTCATGCTTGGTTTCACTCAGGACGACGGCCACGTCAAGGTCTTGCAGTTGCTTTTGAAGAATTTTATGAAGGCTGCGTATATGGAACATCTGAATTCAGCTATGTCTGAAGCTGCTTTTCTTGAAGCTGTGCGATCACTCGACGGATTTGAGGATGAATAG
- the phoU gene encoding phosphate signaling complex protein PhoU: protein MREQFRQQMHELSDTLVLQAQAAAKAMAGAAASLKDTNLVLAERVIDADHCIDMLERNIDELGISLLARQAPVAGDLRTVISALRLSATLERMGDLARHVAYVARGRFPHAVVEGDVQDLFEAMAAKAVEVGELVAKLVETRELSLADQIIAGDDVLDGLHTRTFSIVLDDERPLSRQEIVDIVLLGRYLERFGDHGVSVAHRMRFLVTGMEADVPPPTPY, encoded by the coding sequence ATGCGTGAACAGTTCCGCCAGCAAATGCACGAGCTGTCAGACACCCTCGTCTTACAAGCCCAGGCAGCGGCAAAAGCCATGGCGGGTGCCGCCGCCTCACTCAAAGACACCAACCTCGTCCTCGCCGAGCGCGTCATCGACGCCGACCACTGCATCGACATGCTCGAACGCAACATCGACGAACTCGGCATCTCCCTCCTCGCCCGCCAAGCGCCCGTGGCCGGCGATCTGCGTACGGTCATCTCAGCGCTACGGCTATCGGCCACCCTCGAACGGATGGGCGACCTCGCCCGCCACGTCGCCTACGTGGCTCGCGGGCGCTTCCCACACGCCGTCGTTGAGGGAGATGTTCAAGATCTTTTCGAAGCGATGGCCGCCAAAGCCGTTGAGGTGGGTGAGCTTGTCGCCAAACTCGTGGAGACGCGCGAGCTCTCACTTGCCGATCAAATCATCGCCGGCGACGACGTCCTCGACGGCCTCCACACCCGCACCTTCAGCATCGTCCTCGACGACGAACGCCCCCTCTCCCGCCAAGAGATCGTCGATATCGTCCTCCTCGGCCGCTATCTGGAGCGCTTCGGCGACCACGGGGTGTCGGTGGCTCACCGCATGCGCTTCCTCGTCACTGGCATGGAAGCGGACGTCCCTCCGCCGACACCCTATTAA
- a CDS encoding AAA family ATPase, with protein sequence MLISFDVENYRAFADRAILDLARPGFSTVLPREGQAWSDVLSPVAGVFGANASGKSTLIDAIETLSRAVRDKNYGRRLYQPSLAVSELNSSTEYAVHFVAANVRYSYVVRAQAWGIELEELYSYEKRQPRKLFARSQAGPDESLVFSKGSSLRGPSEEVRKLTTPWALYLAVALDYGHHALVPIAKELAIGAGIQLSGFDTRVRKPLIERMLFEMIADCGDNEGLVEGLLRVADVGIDKVVVKEEQIPPGTLAQIQRFLAAFGEDGAQPPSIPDVASKVAFVHRGVGGKTFELALDAESVGTQAWLVASWQALKTLKRGGILLIDELDASLHPSLVRYVVELFLNPDYNRKHAQIIFTTHDSGLLSNAPLRLLDPTSVWFTEKDDEGRAELFSLADYPIHPNNNTEKRYLAGAYGAIPNIDDRLLMRWLNESGEGRG encoded by the coding sequence ATGCTTATCAGTTTCGACGTCGAAAACTATCGCGCTTTCGCGGATCGTGCAATCCTAGACCTGGCGCGGCCCGGCTTTTCCACGGTCCTGCCACGAGAGGGGCAAGCTTGGAGTGACGTACTCTCGCCCGTGGCGGGTGTCTTTGGGGCGAATGCGTCGGGCAAGTCGACTCTCATCGATGCGATCGAGACACTTAGCCGGGCAGTACGAGATAAGAATTACGGGCGGCGCCTCTACCAGCCGTCATTGGCTGTCTCGGAGCTGAACTCATCCACTGAGTATGCGGTTCACTTCGTAGCCGCGAATGTTCGTTATTCCTACGTCGTGCGTGCACAAGCTTGGGGCATTGAGCTCGAAGAGCTGTATTCGTACGAAAAGCGCCAGCCGCGCAAGCTCTTTGCACGTTCACAGGCTGGGCCGGATGAATCTCTCGTGTTTTCGAAGGGGAGTTCTTTGCGTGGCCCGTCGGAGGAAGTTCGAAAGTTAACGACGCCCTGGGCGCTCTATCTGGCAGTCGCGCTCGATTACGGTCACCACGCTTTGGTGCCGATTGCGAAGGAGCTGGCGATAGGCGCAGGCATTCAACTCTCTGGTTTCGACACCCGTGTTCGCAAGCCACTGATTGAGCGAATGCTGTTCGAGATGATTGCGGACTGCGGCGATAACGAGGGTTTGGTCGAAGGCCTTTTGCGGGTTGCTGATGTGGGAATCGACAAGGTGGTGGTGAAGGAAGAGCAGATTCCGCCGGGAACGTTGGCACAGATACAACGCTTTTTGGCTGCTTTTGGCGAGGACGGAGCTCAGCCTCCGAGTATTCCGGATGTCGCGTCGAAAGTGGCTTTCGTCCACCGTGGCGTGGGAGGCAAGACGTTTGAATTGGCTCTGGATGCCGAGAGCGTTGGCACACAAGCATGGCTAGTCGCCTCGTGGCAAGCGCTTAAGACGCTCAAACGTGGAGGGATTCTTCTCATCGATGAACTCGACGCGAGCCTACATCCGAGCCTTGTTCGGTACGTGGTGGAGCTGTTCCTCAACCCTGACTATAACCGGAAGCATGCGCAGATTATTTTCACGACGCACGATTCTGGGCTTCTTTCCAACGCTCCGCTACGTCTGCTTGATCCGACGAGTGTGTGGTTCACCGAGAAAGACGATGAGGGACGCGCGGAGCTGTTCAGCCTTGCTGACTATCCTATCCATCCAAACAACAACACGGAGAAGCGCTACCTTGCGGGCGCCTACGGTGCCATCCCAAACATTGATGATCGTTTGCTGATGCGGTGGTTGAACGAATCGGGTGAAGGGCGTGGCTAA
- a CDS encoding response regulator transcription factor, whose translation MTRILVVEDEPTYRDMLEFNLLRDGFEVSTASNGRAAVEKFRREDIDLVLLDLMLPELSGTEVCRRIRLESQVPIVMLTAKDTEIDKVVGLEIGADDYVTKPFSYRELLARIRAILRRVVAGSVVNDVAEVLKVGRIEMDLDAHVVRVGGEAVQMPLREFELLELFMHNPDRVLTRGQILDRIWGMAYIGDSKTLDVHVKRIRSKIEVDPGKPQALLTVRGLGYKLVSGAE comes from the coding sequence ATGACTCGGATTCTCGTTGTAGAAGATGAGCCGACTTATCGAGACATGCTCGAATTCAATCTGCTGCGGGATGGGTTCGAGGTGAGCACGGCGTCGAATGGGCGGGCGGCTGTGGAGAAGTTCAGACGCGAGGATATTGACCTGGTGCTGCTCGACCTCATGCTGCCCGAGTTGTCTGGCACCGAGGTGTGCCGGCGGATTCGCCTGGAATCGCAGGTTCCTATCGTCATGCTGACCGCGAAAGACACAGAGATTGACAAGGTAGTGGGGCTGGAAATTGGCGCAGATGACTACGTCACTAAGCCGTTCTCTTACCGGGAACTCCTGGCACGCATTCGTGCCATTTTGCGCCGGGTGGTCGCGGGGTCGGTTGTGAACGACGTCGCCGAGGTGCTGAAGGTGGGGCGCATCGAGATGGATCTGGATGCACACGTGGTTCGCGTGGGTGGGGAGGCGGTGCAGATGCCACTTCGCGAGTTTGAGCTGCTCGAGCTCTTCATGCACAACCCGGATCGGGTGCTCACCCGCGGCCAGATTCTCGACCGCATCTGGGGGATGGCCTACATCGGGGATTCAAAGACGCTCGACGTCCATGTTAAGCGCATTCGGTCGAAGATCGAGGTCGATCCGGGAAAGCCGCAGGCTCTGCTCACAGTGCGTGGGTTGGGGTACAAATTGGTCTCTGGCGCTGAGTAG
- a CDS encoding sensor histidine kinase, whose amino-acid sequence MADGFLFGVGFFLGILVAVVAIAAYEISQRLLGQTDVAPPPADDTDVLTLLAALPQSHIVVDADDAALRASSITYAYGLVRQGVLREELADLAARARSAGAVSDLDLRLPRREEGAAELRLWVRATPIAGDKVLILFEDNTEKRRLEETRRDFVANVSHELKTPVGAIGLLAETLTQVADEPDNVRRFSARLNAEAERLSQLVQEIIQLSRLQDANVLADSEFVDVDDVVREALDRVRVEADSRGVRLVWGGTAGLRLYGDRALLTTAVRNLLDNAVRYSRHYGQVSVAVSAEAGEVHISVIDQGEGIAQEAHERIFERFYRGDRARSRETGGTGLGLSIVKHVATDHGGRVQVWSRPGQGSTFTMILPEAYVPSHGSEGLGAAGVEEFPDMVKEAR is encoded by the coding sequence ATGGCTGATGGTTTCCTGTTCGGGGTGGGCTTCTTCCTCGGCATTTTGGTGGCCGTGGTGGCGATTGCGGCGTATGAGATCTCGCAACGCCTCCTCGGCCAGACTGACGTGGCGCCGCCCCCGGCGGATGACACGGACGTGCTCACGCTTTTGGCGGCCTTGCCGCAGTCGCATATCGTTGTCGATGCGGACGACGCCGCCTTGCGCGCCTCGTCAATCACCTACGCCTATGGGCTGGTTCGGCAGGGTGTGCTGCGCGAAGAGCTGGCTGATTTGGCGGCGCGGGCACGTTCTGCTGGGGCTGTGTCGGACCTGGATTTGCGGCTGCCACGGCGGGAGGAGGGCGCTGCCGAGCTGCGCCTGTGGGTGCGCGCCACCCCTATCGCGGGGGATAAGGTGCTGATTTTGTTTGAGGACAACACGGAAAAGCGGCGGCTGGAAGAGACGAGGCGCGATTTCGTGGCGAACGTTTCTCACGAGTTGAAGACGCCGGTGGGCGCCATTGGGCTGCTGGCAGAGACGTTGACGCAGGTGGCCGACGAGCCGGACAACGTTCGCCGATTCTCGGCCCGGCTGAACGCGGAGGCGGAACGGTTGTCGCAGTTAGTGCAGGAGATCATTCAGCTTTCCCGGCTGCAGGATGCAAACGTGCTCGCTGATTCGGAGTTCGTCGACGTGGACGACGTCGTGCGTGAGGCACTCGACCGCGTCCGGGTGGAGGCGGACTCGCGCGGGGTGCGGCTGGTGTGGGGCGGCACTGCGGGCTTGCGGCTGTATGGCGATCGGGCCTTGTTAACGACGGCGGTGCGCAACCTCCTCGACAACGCGGTGCGGTACTCGCGTCATTATGGGCAGGTGTCGGTGGCGGTGAGCGCGGAGGCAGGTGAGGTCCACATCAGCGTGATTGACCAGGGTGAAGGTATTGCACAAGAGGCGCATGAACGCATTTTTGAGCGGTTTTATCGGGGCGATCGAGCGCGCTCGCGGGAGACCGGCGGAACTGGGCTGGGATTGTCGATTGTCAAGCATGTGGCAACTGACCATGGGGGCCGTGTGCAGGTGTGGAGTCGGCCTGGCCAGGGCTCGACATTCACGATGATCTTGCCTGAGGCCTATGTGCCCTCACACGGGTCAGAGGGCTTGGGGGCAGCGGGCGTGGAGGAATTTCCGGACATGGTGAAGGAGGCACGATGA
- a CDS encoding aldose 1-epimerase: MIIRLTNGSQRLTLSMRGAMIFDWDPGIGASVLDGYRSLAEQEENDGFRNAVLAPWSNRTASACWDDDGVARSTLGATDAEGLHGLVWNRDFELTSVGGAANQCEDSYASDCDIAAPSIELVTSIPDSEAFPGPITVSVRYEIEQPGALGVVITARNDAGREIPLGLGWHPYVRVASVDQARLWLAATHKIVTDERLLPLPGQAVFGLLDDDRPGDPRASLVKYSGREETPTPAWVPTGQGVKEINLHDALDTGFTGLSQQGGKALAYLDTGLGYGVEMTMKGDDGVGRPNFHVFTGAPLKRDPLKSIALEPCLTMADMLNRGEEKARVMLQAGETRTLRSTVRLIH, from the coding sequence ATGATAATTCGACTGACGAATGGTAGCCAACGCCTGACGTTAAGCATGCGCGGCGCCATGATCTTCGACTGGGACCCCGGCATCGGTGCCTCCGTCCTTGACGGGTATCGGAGTCTGGCCGAGCAGGAGGAGAACGACGGGTTCCGCAACGCGGTCCTCGCCCCGTGGTCGAATCGGACTGCGAGTGCGTGTTGGGACGACGACGGCGTGGCTCGCTCCACCCTCGGCGCCACAGATGCGGAGGGCTTGCATGGCCTGGTGTGGAATAGGGATTTTGAGTTGACCAGTGTGGGCGGCGCGGCAAACCAGTGCGAAGACTCATACGCTTCCGACTGCGACATCGCTGCACCCAGCATTGAGCTCGTCACTAGCATCCCTGACTCCGAGGCTTTTCCTGGGCCGATCACGGTCTCGGTTCGCTATGAGATTGAACAGCCGGGCGCGCTCGGCGTCGTCATCACCGCACGCAACGACGCCGGGCGCGAGATTCCCCTTGGATTGGGCTGGCATCCTTATGTCCGCGTGGCGTCGGTAGATCAGGCGCGCTTGTGGCTGGCCGCGACGCACAAGATTGTGACGGATGAGCGCCTCCTGCCCCTGCCAGGCCAGGCAGTATTCGGCTTGCTCGACGACGACCGCCCAGGCGACCCGCGCGCCAGCCTCGTCAAGTACTCGGGTCGCGAGGAGACTCCGACCCCGGCGTGGGTGCCGACCGGGCAAGGAGTGAAGGAGATCAATCTCCACGACGCACTAGACACCGGATTCACCGGGCTTTCCCAACAAGGGGGAAAGGCTTTGGCCTATCTCGACACCGGGCTCGGCTACGGCGTGGAGATGACGATGAAAGGGGACGACGGCGTCGGGCGCCCGAATTTCCACGTCTTTACGGGCGCACCACTCAAACGTGACCCACTGAAGTCGATTGCCCTGGAGCCGTGCTTGACCATGGCCGACATGCTCAACCGCGGCGAAGAAAAAGCGCGAGTCATGTTGCAGGCGGGCGAGACTCGCACGCTCCGTTCCACTGTCCGGTTGATTCATTAA
- a CDS encoding phosphoglyceromutase, protein MVYKLVLVRHGESEWNAKNLFTGWVDVPLSEKGVKEASHAGKLLTDAGVLPDILHTSLLRRAIMTANLALDSADRHWIPVKRNWRLNERHYGALQGKNKKEIRDEYGEEKFMQWRRSFDVAPPEIEVGSEYSQDSDPRYAGEPIPLAECLKDVIERLLPYWDEAIVPDLKTGKTVMIAAHGNSLRAIVKMLDEISDEDISGLNIPTGIPLYYELDEETLKPVKKGGTYLDPEAAKAAIEAVANQGK, encoded by the coding sequence ATGGTGTACAAGTTAGTGCTCGTCCGCCACGGCGAGTCCGAATGGAATGCAAAGAACCTCTTCACCGGTTGGGTCGATGTGCCGCTGTCGGAAAAGGGCGTTAAAGAAGCGAGCCACGCAGGCAAGCTACTCACCGACGCAGGTGTCCTGCCCGATATCCTCCACACCTCGCTGCTGCGCCGCGCGATCATGACCGCTAACCTTGCGCTCGATTCTGCAGACCGCCACTGGATCCCGGTCAAGCGCAACTGGCGCCTCAACGAGCGCCACTACGGAGCGCTTCAGGGCAAGAACAAGAAAGAGATCCGCGACGAGTACGGCGAAGAGAAGTTCATGCAGTGGCGTCGCTCTTTCGACGTCGCCCCGCCAGAGATCGAGGTCGGCTCTGAGTACTCGCAGGATTCCGACCCGCGCTACGCCGGCGAGCCGATTCCGCTGGCCGAGTGCCTGAAGGACGTCATCGAGCGCCTGCTTCCTTACTGGGATGAGGCCATCGTTCCGGATTTGAAGACCGGCAAGACCGTCATGATCGCCGCTCACGGCAACTCGCTGCGCGCCATCGTGAAGATGCTCGATGAGATCTCCGACGAGGACATCTCCGGCCTGAACATCCCCACCGGCATTCCGCTCTACTACGAGCTCGACGAGGAGACCCTCAAGCCGGTCAAGAAGGGCGGCACGTACCTCGATCCGGAGGCTGCCAAGGCAGCGATCGAGGCCGTGGCTAACCAGGGTAAGTAG
- a CDS encoding class C sortase, whose product MKVRSLAVVLTMLLAAAIVSVAPLVEHVRNDSATINVANTYLREHSTANPHDTEALSAAATYNAELSHRLLDDPWADSAAHTGDAYNHYLSLLADTPVMATLTIPAINARLPIVHGTSDEALLNGVGHFYGSHLPVGGKGTHAVLAGHHTWPGHTYFSNLEDLKIGDHFTIDAYGATLAYDVVDINLVRPDDLAKIQPQPGRDLVTLVTCITPEGGKLNEFRLLVTAERALETPADAAPAPAADIPTVQIQTWMYPRIITASVALALALIFTGLWLRNRKGTNRA is encoded by the coding sequence ATGAAAGTACGATCCCTTGCCGTCGTTCTCACCATGCTCCTCGCGGCTGCCATCGTCTCCGTCGCACCCCTTGTTGAACACGTACGCAACGACTCGGCCACCATCAACGTCGCCAACACCTACCTCCGCGAACACTCCACCGCCAATCCACATGACACCGAGGCCCTGAGTGCGGCTGCCACCTACAACGCCGAACTCTCACACCGCCTCCTCGACGACCCCTGGGCCGACTCCGCCGCCCACACCGGCGACGCCTACAACCACTACCTGTCCCTCCTCGCCGACACCCCCGTCATGGCCACCCTCACCATTCCCGCCATCAACGCGCGCCTCCCCATCGTCCACGGAACCTCTGACGAAGCGCTCCTCAACGGCGTCGGGCACTTTTACGGTTCGCACCTGCCCGTCGGCGGAAAAGGAACCCACGCCGTCCTCGCCGGCCACCACACCTGGCCCGGCCACACCTACTTCTCCAACCTCGAAGACCTCAAAATCGGAGACCACTTCACCATCGACGCCTACGGCGCAACCTTGGCCTACGACGTCGTCGACATCAACCTCGTCCGCCCCGACGACCTCGCAAAAATCCAGCCGCAACCGGGCCGCGACCTCGTCACGCTCGTCACCTGCATCACCCCCGAAGGCGGAAAGCTCAACGAATTCCGCCTCCTCGTCACCGCAGAACGAGCCCTGGAAACGCCCGCCGACGCCGCACCCGCACCCGCCGCTGACATCCCCACCGTTCAGATCCAAACCTGGATGTACCCGCGCATCATCACCGCCAGCGTCGCCCTCGCACTAGCACTTATCTTCACCGGGCTCTGGCTACGCAACCGCAAAGGAACCAACCGTGCGTGA
- the ispD gene encoding 2-C-methyl-D-erythritol 4-phosphate cytidylyltransferase encodes MSIAAVIAGAGSGTRLGAHMPKALVPLGGVPLLVHAIRGMNDAGIDDVVVTIPAGAEALVAFEQALAVSGVRAQLVVGASTRQGSVSRGLAAVNSDFVLIHDAARALTPPAVIVRVREALEAGYDAVVPALPVTDTIKAVGMKEECGFGVVELVDETLERTNLRAMQTPQGFRTELVRSAHAAGRARGLDELSAAPDDAALVEAIGERVVLVPGSPEAMKVTTAWDLAVAEMLLEKRGER; translated from the coding sequence ATGTCCATTGCCGCCGTCATTGCTGGCGCCGGCTCGGGCACCCGCCTCGGTGCACACATGCCCAAGGCTCTCGTGCCGCTTGGGGGTGTGCCGCTTCTCGTTCACGCGATTCGCGGCATGAATGACGCGGGGATTGACGACGTCGTCGTGACTATCCCCGCCGGTGCGGAAGCGCTCGTTGCGTTTGAGCAGGCGCTGGCGGTGAGTGGTGTGCGTGCGCAACTGGTTGTTGGCGCCAGTACGCGGCAGGGCTCGGTCTCTCGCGGCCTGGCAGCCGTGAACAGTGATTTTGTGCTTATTCACGACGCCGCTCGCGCCCTGACCCCACCGGCGGTGATCGTTCGCGTTCGGGAGGCTTTGGAGGCTGGCTACGACGCCGTCGTGCCTGCTTTGCCTGTGACGGACACGATCAAGGCGGTGGGCATGAAGGAGGAGTGCGGGTTCGGCGTCGTGGAATTGGTAGACGAGACGTTGGAGCGCACTAACTTGCGGGCGATGCAGACCCCACAGGGTTTTCGTACGGAACTGGTGCGGTCGGCGCATGCGGCCGGCCGGGCGCGGGGGCTGGACGAACTCAGTGCTGCGCCCGACGACGCGGCGCTGGTCGAGGCGATCGGCGAACGGGTGGTGCTTGTGCCGGGGTCGCCAGAGGCGATGAAAGTGACCACCGCCTGGGATCTTGCGGTGGCGGAGATGTTGTTGGAAAAGAGGGGCGAGCGATGA
- the ispF gene encoding 2-C-methyl-D-erythritol 2,4-cyclodiphosphate synthase — protein MRIATAFDAHKFSPDPQRPLFLACLRWDGERGLEGHSDADVAAHAACDALLMAAGVGELGSVFGTDRPEWAGASGEALLAESVRLVAEAGWSVENVSVQIIGQRPRFAPRKEEAEAAMSAVVGAPVSVAATTSDRMGFTGRGEGLAAIATALLTR, from the coding sequence ATGAGGATCGCCACCGCTTTCGACGCGCATAAATTCTCGCCAGACCCGCAGCGCCCGCTTTTTCTGGCGTGTCTGCGCTGGGATGGCGAACGCGGCCTGGAGGGACACTCGGACGCCGACGTCGCGGCGCACGCGGCCTGCGATGCCTTGTTGATGGCCGCGGGCGTGGGCGAATTGGGCTCCGTCTTTGGGACGGATCGACCGGAGTGGGCGGGTGCGTCGGGCGAGGCGTTGCTGGCCGAGTCGGTTCGCCTGGTGGCCGAGGCGGGGTGGAGCGTTGAGAACGTCTCCGTCCAGATCATCGGACAGCGCCCCCGATTTGCTCCGCGCAAGGAGGAGGCTGAAGCCGCCATGAGTGCGGTGGTCGGCGCGCCGGTTTCGGTTGCGGCGACGACGTCGGACCGCATGGGCTTTACAGGGCGCGGCGAAGGGCTGGCGGCGATTGCCACGGCGTTGCTGACGCGTTAG